The Falco peregrinus isolate bFalPer1 chromosome 1, bFalPer1.pri, whole genome shotgun sequence genome has a window encoding:
- the LOC101923373 gene encoding signal recognition particle subunit SRP54 isoform X1, with product MVLADLGRKITSALRSLSNATIINEEVLNAMLKEVCTALLEADVNIKLVKQLRENVKSAIDLEEMASGLNKRKMIQHAVFKELVKLVDPGVKAWTPTKGKQNIIMFVGLQGSGKTTTCSKLAYFYQRKGWKTCLICADTYRAGAFDQLKQNATKARIPFYGSYTEMDPVIIASEGVEKFKNENFEIIIVDTSGRHKQEDSLFEEMLQVANAIQPDNIVYVMDASIGQACEAQAKAFKDKVDVASVIVTKLDGHAKGGGALSAVAATKSPIIFIGTGEHIDDFEPFKTQPFISKLLGMGDIEGLIDKVNELKLDDNEALIEKLKHGQFTLRDMYEQFQNIMKMGPFSQILGMIPGFGTDFMSKGNEQESMARLKKLMTIMDSMNDQELDSTDGAKVFSKQPGRIQRVARGSGVSTRDVQELLTQYTKFAQMVKKMGGIKGLFKGGDMSKNVNPSQLAKLNQQMAKMMDPRVLHHMGGMAGLQSMMRQFQQGAAGNMKGMMGFNNM from the exons GTTTTAAATGCTATGTTAAAAGAAGTATGTACAGCATTACTGGAAGCTGATGTTAATATTAAACTTGTGAAGCAACTCAGAGAAAATGTCAA GTCTGCAATTGATCTTGAAGAAATGGCGTCTGGccttaacaaaagaaaaatgattcaGCATGCTGTCTTTAAGGAACTTGTTAAG CTTGTAGATCCTGGAGTCAAAGCATGGACACctaccaaaggaaaacagaatattaTAATGTTTGTTGGTTTGCAAGGCAGTGGTAAAACAACAACCTGTTCAAAG TTAGCATACTTCTATCAGAGGAAAGGTTGGAAGACTTGTTTAATATGTGCAGACACATACAGAGCAG GTGCTTTTGACCAGTTGAAGCAGAACGCCACAAAAGCAAGAATTCCTTTTTATGGGAG TTATACAGAAATGGATCCTGTAATTATTGCTTCAGAAGGTGTTGAGAAATTTAAGAatgaaaactttgaaataatCATTGTTGATACAAGTGGACGTCACAAACAGGAGGACTCTTTGTTTGAAGAGATGCTACAAGTTGCTAATGCCATA CAACCAGATAACATTGTTTATGTGATGGATGCTTCCATTGGCCAAGCTTGTGAAGCTCAAGCTAAAGCTTTCAAAGACAAAGTAGACGTAGCTTCTGTTATTGTTACTAAGCTTGATGGACATGCAAAAGGAGGTGGAGCTCTCAGTGC AGTTGCTGCCACGAAGAGTCCTATCATTTTTATTGGAACTGGCGAACACATAGATGACTTTGAACCCTTTAAAACACAGCCTTTCATCAGCAAACTTCTTG gtatggGTGATATCGAAGGATTGATAGATAAAGTAAACGAGTTAAAGTTGGATGATAATGAAGCACTCATAGAGAAGCTCAAACATG GTCAATTTACACTAAGAGATATGTATGAACAATTCCAAAACATCATGAAAATGGGACCATTCAGTCAGATCTTG ggTATGATCCCTGGTTTTGGAACTGACTTCATGAGTAAAGGCAATGAGCAGGAATCGATGGCAAGGCTAAAGAAACTGATGACTATAATGGACAGTATGAATGAccaag AACTGGACAGTACAGACGGTGCCAAAGTTTTCAGTAAGCAACCAGGAAGAATCCAAAGAGTGGCAAGAGGTTCAGGTGTTTCTACCAGAGATGTTCAGGAGCTTTTGACCCAATACACCAAGTTTGCACAGATGGTGAAAAAGATGGGAGGCATCAAGGGGCTTTTcaaag gTGGTGATATGTCAAAGAATGTAAACCCATCTCAGCTGGCCAAACTGAACCAGCAGATGGCAAAGATGATGGATCCAAGAGTTCTTCATCATATGG gTGGCATGGCAGGATTGCAGTCAATGATGAGACAGTTTCAACAAGGCGCTGCTGGGAATATGAAAGGCATGATGGGATTCAATAATATGTAA